TTGCATACCGCTTCGGCTTGGCGTACGCCGTCGGTGGTGTCGTGGTCTGTCAGCGCAAACACATTTGCGCCTGCTTTCAAGGCCGCGTGCACCACCTCTTTGGGCGAACAGGTACCGTCCGAAAATTCGGAGTGGGTATGCAAATCTATCTTGGGCATTTTATACGCGTTCTACCGCTGTTACGCCGGGGACGAGTTCTTTAATTTTCTTTTCTACCACGGCTTGCAAGGTAAGTTGGGCGTGCGGGCAGGATCCGCAGCGGCCGCGAAGCCCTACGGTTACGATACCGGTTTTTTCATCTACACCGATAAGTTGGATATCCCCTCCGTCGGCTTGCAGAATAGGGCGGATTTGTTCAATTACTTGTTCCACTTGTTCTTTCATATTATTTCTCCAAATTAGTTTTTTATATTATATCTTTTTTAGAAGAGCGCGTTTAGATAACAAAAAGCATAAAAAAGTTGTATGTATCGCAAAAAATATATGCTATACTTTTAGGGAAGACTTTAGAAGTATCTTTGTGAGAGGAGAAAAAGGTATATGAAAAAAATTATCGCTTTAGCGGCCCTTTTAATGTTTGTCAGCGCGCCTGTTTTCGCCCAGAAATATGCCAGCGTAAACGCTAAAAGAGCCAATATCCGCACCTGCGCCGGTACCAAATGCGCTATCAAGTGGTATGCTTGGAGATATACACCCGTTATCATGGTAAAAACCAATGAAGATAAAAGCTGGGTGTTCATCAAAGATTTTGAAGGTTTCAACGGTTGGATTTCCGCCGATTTATTGAGCCCCAATGGCGGTATGTCTGCCAAAGTGGACTTAAATGTCCGCAAAGATGCTTCCGCCAGTGCCGATATCGTTTGCACCGTGGAAAAAGGCTATCCGTTCAAATACCTGGCCAAAAAAGGAAACTGGATTCAAGTAGTGGACGAACCTGCCAACGCCAAAGACGGCACTTGCAAAGGTTGGGTATATAACGCAAACCTTTGGGGTTTCTTCAAACAATAAGTTTTGTTTGTTTTCAAAAAGGGGCTCGCAAGAGCCTCTTTTTTTATCTTGAAAAAATTTCTTTTACAGATATACTATTAAGTGGCGCATCTTGCCAAACCCGTTTTGAAAAGAGTAAAATATAGATATGAAGAAAATTTTAACCATATCCGCTGTGGCCAGTTTGCTGATTTGTGCTTTTTGTGCGGCCCGGACGGTGAACGAAGGTCGTTTCAATATCTCGGGTACCGTAACGGTGCCGGAGCGTTTGGCTCGCCAAGCGGAATCTGCCAATAATTCTTGCGCGATTATCGTTAAGAACGAAGCGGATGTGCCGGTGGCAATTAAACGGGTTGTAAACCCTAAATTCCCGTTGGAATTTACCATGGGAGAAAATGATTTGTTGGCCGAGAGTTTGGACGGTTCGTTGAAATTGGAAGTCCAAATCAATAATCATGGCCAGTTGGGCTTAATTAAACAAGGCGACATTTTCGGTTCTGCCGATACTATGATTAAACCCACTTCCAAAGATATTTTGGTTCAAGCCGATAAAACGATGGGCCCCGTGCGCTTAGCGCGTAATGTGAAAGGAAACTTCTTCCGCACCGCTGCCCGCTAAAACCTGTCTCTTTTATAAAACCCCGGGAAACTCCCGGGGTTTTTTATTTGCCCGGCCCTTGCACTTTGGTCTTTTTTTTCTTAGACTAAAGGTATGATATACTTTGCACATCGGGGAGCCTCGGCCCAACGCGTTCAAAATTCTTTGCCGGCTTTTGCGCTGGCTCGCGAGCAGGGGGCCACTCACTACGAATTGGATCTCCACCTCACCAAAGACCGGTTTTTAGTTGTCCATCACGACCACTCTTTATTATCTACAACCGGGCACGATGTGCAACTGGGCGGGCTTACTTTAGCCGATTTGAAAAAATATCCCCTTCAAAACCCCTTTGACAGCCGGGAACTTTATATCCCTTCCCTCAAAGAAGTATTGCCCGTAATTGTAGAAGATTTGCAACTGTTTAATTTGGAATTTAAGAACGAAGGGAACTGCTATCCCGGGATAGAGGAACATACTTTGCAGGTGCTTAATACTTTTGTGCCGGAAGTGTTCCCTAAAACGCTGTTTTCCAGTTTTGATTATGAAACCTTAGTGCGTATCCGCCAATTAAATAAAAGCGTGCGTATCGGTCTGTTAACGCGCTCTTTTGATATTGCGCAGGCCCTTTCTCTGCGGGCGGAGAGTATCCACTTAAACGCGACGCGTTTTTCTCCCGAAATGGTGCAGATTTGCCACGATAACGGCCTGAAATTGTACCTCTATACGGTAAACGATTTGGAAACGGCCCGCCAACTGGAGTGGTTGGGGGTGGACGGTATTTTTACAGACCGAATTGATTTGTTTACAAACCGCAAATAAAAAACCCCGCTGTAAAAAGCGGGGTTTTTTGTTGAGAACAAGATTAGTAATCATACTCGGAGGAAGAATCTTCCGCGGGGGCTTCGCCTTGCATACCATAGTATTCTTCGGGCGTGTAGCGTTTGGGTTTTTGCCACAGGCGTTTTTCTTTACGGTGATCGGCGTCGCTGGGCTGGCCGGGGATTTTGGGTTGTTGGCGTTCATCAAAGAAGTAAACTTCTTTTTGTTCTTCCGGCCCTACATTAAAAATATATTCGGATTCCGTCAACGGTTTAGTTTCGCGGCGTTCTTTAACGGCTTCGCTACTCAAATCTTCCATATAATCTTCTTCCGTCAAATAAATTTTGCGGTTATATTTTTCTTTCTTTTTTGCGTTGGTGTTACAGCCGGCCACTACACCCAAACACAATACTAAAACCAAAAGTTTAAGAGCAGTTTTCATAAGATCTCCTTAAATTTTCCTTTCACCTGATATTATAATGTTTTCCAGCAGTACTGCAAGCGTTACGGGGCCCACTCCGCCGGGAACGGGAGAGTAGGATACTGAAAATTTATCCATTTGTTCCGGGACGGCATCTCCGCACAAGCGGTTGTTTTGTTCGTCCCAGTTGGTAGAAATATCCGCCACAATCGCCCCTTTTTTTAACCAAGATGCGTCCAGAAGCCCCGGTTTGCCGGCCGCGGAACAGACCACATCGGCATCGCGCACGGCGCGGGGCAAATCGGTTTTGGTGTGGCAAATTTTTACGGTTGCGTTTTGGCAAGTAAGTAAATGCGCAAGCGGACGGCCTACCGTAATAGAGCGTCCGATTACCACGGCTTCCGCTCCTTCTAATTTCACACAGTGATAGGCCAGTAACAAAACTACCGCCATCGCCGTACAAGACACAAAACCGGGCAGGGCTTGCACCTCTTTCCAGGTTTTGCACAGGAACAGATTGCCCATATTGATGGTGGACATACCGTCAATGTCTTTTTGCGGAGCCAATTTGTCGGCATAATTGGTGGCCGCTAAATGGGCGGGCAAAGGCCGCGGAATTAAAATAGCATCTACCGTATCGTCCGCGGATAAAGTTTCCACCAATTTCAAAAAATCTTTGGCCGGGGTTTGATTATTTACTTCGTAAATTTGGGTTTCCACTCCCAGTTTTTGGGCGGCTTCCACTTCTTTTTTCAGGTAAACATGCGCGCCGTAATCTTCGGTAGAGCCGATCGCGCAGAGTTTAATGGGTCTGCCCAAAGCGGCCCGCACCCTTTCCGCCCTTTGGGGGAGGGTTTGGCGAATTTTGGCTGCTAATGTTTTTCCTTCTAAAATCATATGTATTATTTTACCAAATTAAAAACAAACCCGCAGTTAAGCGGGTTTGTTTATTTTAACATGCCATAAATACTCAATGTTTCCGTGAGTCCCTTTGATGGGGCTTTCTATCACTTCACCCGACCAACCCCCGTATTTTTCCTTCAAATTTTCTTCAAAGAAATCTTGCACCCGTTTAATGGCAAGTTGGCGGTTTTCTTCCGTCTTTACAATACCGTGAGGCACTTGTTTGGGGGTTAATTCAAATTGGGGCTTAATTAAAAATACGATTTCGCCTTGCGGTGCCATAATCTTAAAAAGGGGTTCCATAATCATGGTAAGCGAAATAAAAGACACATCTACCGCGGCAAAATCGGGGGGCGTTTCAAATAGGTCGGGAGTCATGTAGCGGGCATTTGTTTCGGGTTTGAAGTGGAAATTCTTGTAACGGCGCATTTCGTCTGCCAGTTGCCCCTTGCCGACATCTACTCCATACACATCTTTGGCACCGGCTTGCACCATGCAATCGCTAAATCCGCCGGTGGCAACGCCAATATCCACACAAGTTTTTCCCGCTACGGAAATATTCCAAGTTTTCATGGCTCCTGCCAGTTTGAGACCGCCGCGCGACACATAGGGGCAAGATTTTTCTTTAATGGCAATGGTATCTTCGGGCAAAATGGTGCGGTCGGCGCGGGTATCTACCTCGCCGTTTACCAAAATTTCCCCGGCCATAATGCTGGCTTGCGCCCGGTTGCGGCTGGCGAAAAAGCCCTGCTCGACCAAGGCCATATCCAAACGCAATTTTTTATTCGCCATCGGTAGTCTCCGCCAAATCGGTGTCAAAAGGTTCCGTTATCATTTCGGCTCCTTTTTTCTTTAATTCTTCCACTTTGAATTTTACCGTTTCCAACTTTTGGGAAAGTTCTTTGGATAGAACAATTCCTTCTTCAAAAAGTTTTACGGAAGCGTCCAAATCGGTTTGTTCTTCTTCGAGTTTGGAAACAATTTCTTCCAAACGGGAGAGTTGTTTTTCAAAATTAAATTTCGTTGCCATATTAAAAGACCTCTACTTTACTTCGGTATAAATCATGCCGTCTTGCACTTGTACAAAAATTTGCTCTCCGGGTGCAGTTTGATGAACACTGCTGATGACGGAGCCGTCCTTTTTGCGGGTGATGCTGTATCCGCGTTTTAATACGGCTTGCGGGCCCAGCGCCAACAACTTTTGTGAAGCGAGTGCATAGCGGTTTTCAAAATCTTTTCGCTTGGTTTGAAAGGCATTGTCCAAACGCAGGGAAAGGTCGTCGAGTTCCTGTTCTTTAGCCAGTGTTAAATTTTCCGGATATTTGAAAACAGGGCTTCCCACGGCCAAATCATAACGGCGTTTGGCGCGTTCGTAAAACAGACTGACAGCCTGTAACAACCGTTTTTGTAATTGCGAAATGTGCGTCTGCGTGTTTTGGGAATTTTGCACTACCAGTTCTGCCGCAGCCGACGGCGTGGGCGCGCGTAAATCTGCCACAAAATCGGCGATGGTAAAATCTACTTCGTGTCCCACGCAGGAAATAACAGGAATCTTGCTTTTGAAAATGGCGCGGACAACCGTTTCTTCGTTAAAAGCCCACAAATCTTCTATGCTTCCGCCTCCGCGCCCGAGCAAAATAACATCGGGTTTCGGGGTAAAAGAATTGGCATCTTCCAAGGCTTGGGCAATTTGAGGGGCGGCTTCGTCCCCTTGAACCAGGGTAGGAATAATCAATACTTCCAAATGAGGATTTCGTCTTTTTAATACGGATAAAATATCCCGCACGGCCGCCCCGGTGGGGGAAGTGATAACGGCGATGCGTTGCGGAAACAGAGGAATTTCTTTTTTATGTTCCGGTAGAAAAAGGCCTTCCTCTTCCAACTTTTTTTTCAGTTTTTCAAATTCTAAAAAGAGATTTCCTTTGGTAAGTGATTCAGCCGTTTTGGCTACAATCTGGTAACGGCCTTGCTTGGCGTAGCAGGATAAGTCTCCGCCTACACGCACCTTCATGCCTTCTTCAAGTTGCCCGCCGTATTTTCGTGCGTCCCACTTGAACATTACCCCGGACAAAAGAGCCTCGCGGTCTTTCAAATCAAAATAAACATGGCCGCTGG
The DNA window shown above is from Elusimicrobium sp. and carries:
- a CDS encoding TlyA family RNA methyltransferase; its protein translation is MANKKLRLDMALVEQGFFASRNRAQASIMAGEILVNGEVDTRADRTILPEDTIAIKEKSCPYVSRGGLKLAGAMKTWNISVAGKTCVDIGVATGGFSDCMVQAGAKDVYGVDVGKGQLADEMRRYKNFHFKPETNARYMTPDLFETPPDFAAVDVSFISLTMIMEPLFKIMAPQGEIVFLIKPQFELTPKQVPHGIVKTEENRQLAIKRVQDFFEENLKEKYGGWSGEVIESPIKGTHGNIEYLWHVKINKPA
- the xseA gene encoding exodeoxyribonuclease VII large subunit codes for the protein MEPEAPFRGQVFTVTAITLAIKQMMEGVFRGVFVEGEVSNLRTAASGHVYFDLKDREALLSGVMFKWDARKYGGQLEEGMKVRVGGDLSCYAKQGRYQIVAKTAESLTKGNLFLEFEKLKKKLEEEGLFLPEHKKEIPLFPQRIAVITSPTGAAVRDILSVLKRRNPHLEVLIIPTLVQGDEAAPQIAQALEDANSFTPKPDVILLGRGGGSIEDLWAFNEETVVRAIFKSKIPVISCVGHEVDFTIADFVADLRAPTPSAAAELVVQNSQNTQTHISQLQKRLLQAVSLFYERAKRRYDLAVGSPVFKYPENLTLAKEQELDDLSLRLDNAFQTKRKDFENRYALASQKLLALGPQAVLKRGYSITRKKDGSVISSVHQTAPGEQIFVQVQDGMIYTEVK
- the xseB gene encoding exodeoxyribonuclease VII small subunit yields the protein MATKFNFEKQLSRLEEIVSKLEEEQTDLDASVKLFEEGIVLSKELSQKLETVKFKVEELKKKGAEMITEPFDTDLAETTDGE
- a CDS encoding bifunctional 5,10-methylenetetrahydrofolate dehydrogenase/5,10-methenyltetrahydrofolate cyclohydrolase → MILEGKTLAAKIRQTLPQRAERVRAALGRPIKLCAIGSTEDYGAHVYLKKEVEAAQKLGVETQIYEVNNQTPAKDFLKLVETLSADDTVDAILIPRPLPAHLAATNYADKLAPQKDIDGMSTINMGNLFLCKTWKEVQALPGFVSCTAMAVVLLLAYHCVKLEGAEAVVIGRSITVGRPLAHLLTCQNATVKICHTKTDLPRAVRDADVVCSAAGKPGLLDASWLKKGAIVADISTNWDEQNNRLCGDAVPEQMDKFSVSYSPVPGGVGPVTLAVLLENIIISGERKI
- a CDS encoding NifU family protein; its protein translation is MKEQVEQVIEQIRPILQADGGDIQLIGVDEKTGIVTVGLRGRCGSCPHAQLTLQAVVEKKIKELVPGVTAVERV